The nucleotide sequence CCGAGCTGCGGAAACGTATCCGAAAAAATACCGGCGCAGTATCTTGCGTATCACTCCGATTCGCAACATGCGCTATTGCGAAGGGGGTTGACGAGCTTTTAGTATCGCGTTGCACGGGGCAGATTCCAGTCTGAAGGGGAGACCATGCAAGGTATTTCACAGCAGGAAGAGAATGCCACTCGGAACGGCATCAACGCCTTGGAGCAGGCGTTCTCGGGTGTGCAACGGAGCCGGCAGGAACTCGAAAACACCAAGAACAACGTGGGTGTGGGCGGTGATGTGGGCGGTAACTTCCGCGCGCTGCTCGACAAGTGGGACGACCAGGCCGAGATCATCTCGAAGAATCTCCGCGACATGGTCAACGAGCTGAACAACACATTGCAGCAGAGCGGTCAGACCCGGGGTTCGGCGAACGACGACGTGAATCAGGCGTACCAGCGGGCCGACTCGATTTTCAACGCTCTCGCAGGCTGAGCGCTTCCCCCTGAACGTACCCACCGATCGAAACGAGGTGTGCCATGCCCGGTGGTGCAAGTGACTTCACAGACGGCAATATCTTCGTCGACTTCAGCCGCTCCGGCAACGCGGTCGAAGACATGCGCATTCAGACCAATCAGATCCAGAACTGGCTCCAGCAGTTGAACCAGGAGCTGGGCGCGCTCAACGAGAGCTGGGTCGGTGACGACGCGGATGTCTACCGCAAGAAGCAGACGGCGTGGAACAACGCGGCCGATGCCATGAGCAAGCTGCTCACCAGTCACGCCCAGGTACTGGACGACGTGTCGAACGCCTTCGACCAGAACCAGAAGCGCTCAGCCCAGGGCTGGGAAGGCGTGCGGATCGGCGCCTGAACCGGCGAGGAATGCGCGGTGACGGGCGGCCGTCGGCGTCGATGGCGGACGTGGACGGCCGCCCGTATCCGCGGCAAAGGCGCGAGTGGGCGGCGCCGCGGCGGACCACTGGAGTGAAAGAGGAGCGGCACCATGGCAGACGGCGGCAAGGACGGACCGCTCGTCCTGAACAAAGAGTGGATCAAGGGCTTCATCAACGGCGATCTCCACGAGTTCCAGACGGCGATCGGGAAAATACTGTCCGACGCGCCCTCGGAGCGGTTCGCGAGCGACATGCACGGGGCCGATGTGCAGAGCATCGTCAATCTCGGACACATCCGCCCGAGCAATATCCACACCGGGAACTCGATCCCATTGGCGATCGGCGCCCTAGCCGGCGACGACGGTCTCGCCGGTGACCTGGTCAAGGCGGTCAAGGACACGGCCGACCAGCTCGCCGAGTTCGTCAAGGACCAGAAGACGCTCTTCGAGGACATCGAGAGCAATCTGCGGGACGCGATGGAGACGCTGCTCAAGACCGAGGGCGACAGCCTGAACAAGATCGACGGCGAGAAGTTCCTCGACGTCTTCGAGGACGTCAACGACGACATCACCGACTCCCTGGGCGGCAGCGGTGGTGGCGGTGGCGGTGGTGACGACGCGTGAACCGCTGAACCGTCGCCGGCTGACGGCTCTTCCCGCCGCCGTACGCCGCCGAGCCTGAGTCCCGCCCGTATTCCTGCCGTTGGAGTCCCGCCATGGATGACGTGCCGATCAGTCCCGACAACGATGACTGGCAGAAAGTCGTCAGCACCTTCACCGGATACGCGGCGCCGAAGGTCGACACCATCTTCAAGAGCCTGACCGGCAACGACGACATTCCGCTGATGCGGGTCACGATCGAGGAAGCGGACAACAACGACCTGCCCGAGCTTTCGGAGACCAGTTGGCAGGGGGTCAATGTCGTCGACGACATCAAGACGATGGATATCTCCATCCCGTTCTACACGGACAAAGACGGCATCCTGAAGCACTACGCCAAGATCACCCTCATCGGTATCCAGGACACGAAGGGGGCCATATCCGGCGGAGGTTCCAGCGGGTCGATCGAAGGCAAGGACGAGACGGACAAGACGGACTGGGACAGCAAGGACCTGGCCAGGTACGCCTTCGGTACGGGCCATGCGCTGGACTGGCTGCTCACCAAGGACAGGGGCACGAAGGACTTCGACTGGTCGCCTGCTGTCCCGGACTCCAGCTACGTCGATCTGTCCACCTTCGAGGCGACGGCCCAGGCTTTCGACCGCGTCGAGATGTTCGTCAACGACCGCAAGGCGGATCTCGACGGCTGGGAGAAGATATTCGGCGCGGTCGAGAACGAGAACTGGCAGGGGCAGGCGGCCGGTGTCTGGTGGAATCTGGTCCATCTGATCGTGCATCGGTACGACCGGCTGTCCGACGACCTGAAGAACACGTCAGGAAAGTCTCGCGGATCGAAGCAGGGGGCCGCGGTCCGCAATGCGAGCGAGGTGTTCCGCGACGAAGCCCAGAAACTCTACGACGCGTGGGACGACTGGTCGAGCTGGGACAAGGCCAACCCCCTTTTCTTCCTGAACCGCATCCTCTACGACGTCATGAACAACGTCTGGGACAACAACCTCTTCAAGGTCAGCACGGAATACACGTCGAACACCAGCGGAAGTGACAACGCCGCGCGCGGCTACATGCCCGAAACGGAAAGCCTCGAACCGCAACCGGGCTTCGAGAACATGGCCAGGGACGACGACAGAACGTACGGTCCGCTGGACAGCATGGGCACCTGGAAGGCCATCGGCGAAGAGGCGAAGAACCGTTGGTGGCGGGCTGTACGCGAGGAGTTGGGGAAACCCGCCGAGACCGCGCTGAGGAATGTCACCAACGCGTGGAACGGGACCAATCTCGATATCGGTGACATTCGCCCGCCGTCGGGTCAGGACCTCCAGACCAGCCTCCAGGACGATCAGGCCAAGAAGGACAAGAGAGACGCGGAGGCCGACAAGAAGGAGCAGGAAAAGAAGGACAAAGAAAACCAGGACAAGATGGACGCCTACCTGGACCAACTGGCGAAGGACAGGGCGAAGGACAAGGCCGAGCAGGACAGGATCCGGAAGGAGCAGGAGGAGAAGGCCGATCGGCAGCGCGCCGAGGATCTCGCGCGCCAGAAGGAGGAGCAGGAGCGGCAGGACAGGATCCGGAAGGAGCAGGAGGAGAAGGCCGACCGGCAGCGCGCCGAGGATCTCGCGCGCCAGAAGCAGCAGGAGGAGGAGCAGGAACGGAAGGAGAAGGAGCAGGAGGCCAAGCAGGAGCAGCAGGAGAAGGAACAGGAGGCCAAGCAGGAGCAGCAGGAGAAAGAGCAGGAACAGAAAGAGAAGGAGCAGGAAGCCAAGCAGGAGCAGAAGGAAAAGGAACAGGAGGCCAAGCAGGAGCAGCAGCAGAAAGAGCAGGAGCAGCGGCAGAGGGAGCAGGAGGCCAGGCAGGAGCAGCAGCAGAAGGAGCAGGAGGCCAAGCAGGAACAGCAGCAGAAGGAGCAGGAGCAGAAGCAGGAGGAACAGCAGCGCCGCCAGGAGCAGATGCAGATCCTGCAGATGAATCAGCAGAAGGCCCAGCAGGATCAGCAGCGGAAAGACCAGCAGAAGCAGCAGCAGGAGCAGCAGCAACAGCAGCGGGAGCAGGAGGAGAAGGCCGATCGCCAGCGCGCCGAGGATCTCGCGCGCCAGGAGCGGCAGGAGGCGGAGCAACAGCAGCAGCAGAAGGAGCAGGAGGCCAGGCAGGAACAGAAGGAGAAGGAGCAGGAGGCCAAGCAGGACCAGCAGCAGAAGGAACAGAAGCAGGAGCAGGACCAGCAGCAGAAGGAACAGAAGCAGGAGCAGGACCAGCAGCAGAAGGAACAGAAGCAGGAGCAGGAGGAGCAGAAGCGGGAGCAGCGGGAGCAGGAGGCCAAGCAGGAACAGCAGCAGAAGGAACAGGAGGCGAAGGCCGATCGTCAGCGCGCCGAGGATCTCGCGCGCCAGGACCGGCAGGAGGCGGAGCAGAAGCAGGAGCAGCGGGAGCAGGAGGCCAAACAGGAACAGCAGCAGAAGGAACAGCAGCAGCACCAGGACGAGCAGCAGCGGCACCAGGAGCAGCGCCAGGACGAACAGCAACGCCGGGAGGAGCAGCGCCAGGACGCGCAGCAGAAGCGTCAGGAGGAGCTGCAGGCCAAGCAGGAACAGCGGCAGCAGCAGTACCAGGACAGGGCGAGCGACATCCTGGACCGGCAGGGCGACTCCAACAGCGACTACCGGCAGAGCCTTTATCCGGACGACATCAGCGGGCCGGTGAACGGCGACGATTCGCTGACGAATCCCGGCGGCAGCCACTCGTACGTGGACTCGCACGGCCGCGTCGTCACCGAGTACCCGGACACCAGCTCGACCACGATCGACCCGCAGACACAGACGTCGACCGTCACGGACCCCAACGGCTCGACCCACTCAGGGCCGCTGAACGCGGGTGACCTGCTCACCAATCCGGACGGCAGCGTCTCGCACCTCGACTCGCAGGGCCAGGTCGTCACCGAATACCCGGACGGCAGCAGGACCACGGTGGACCCGCACAGCGGCGCCACCTCGATAGCCGGTCCCGACGGCAAGACGACCAGTGGCTACCTGAACGGCGGTTCGGGTGTCGGTGTTCCGCAAAGCGCCGGCGGCTTCAGCTCGTACGCCGGCGGTATGCCGGACTACGAACAGGAGCTGTACGACCCGCAGTCCGCCGGCACCGGGGAGCAGTTGGGCGCGGCGAATGCCGCCGCCGGCCTCGGCGCGGCCTCGTCGAGCGGGAGCGGCTCTTCCCCCGGCACCCCGATGAGCCCCGGAATGATGGGCGGCGGCATGGGCGGTATGGGGGGTATGGGCGGTGGCGGCCGGGGCGAGGGCGGCGCCGGCGAGCGCGCCCGGAACGTCTTCGACAGCGCCGCCGTGGTCAGCAGCCGCCGGCGGCCCGCGAACACCCTCCCGGGCAACGGGCGGTACGACGACCGCGAAGCCGTGATCAACACGAGCGGCGGCAACCCCTACCTGCCGGCGGCGGGCGGCGGTCAGGGCGGTGGGCCCGGCAGGCAGCAGACGCAGAGCGGTGACCGCGAGCGTGAGGCGTGGGTGGCGGAGGACGAGGACGTGTGGGGCTCCGACGAAGGCGGCGCGCCCGCGGTGATCGGACGATGAGCGACGAGTGGACGGCGGGGAGCACACGATGACGGAATCCATGGCGGAGCGTATGGCCAAGGCCCGCGCGCATCTGGAGGCGACCCAGGCGGCGATCGCCCGCGCCGAACAGGATCTGCGCAGCACATCGGAGACGGTGCGCTCGCGTGACCGCGTGGTGGAGGTCACCGTCGGAGCACAGGGCGAGCTGACCGGACTCACCTTCCCCGACAACAAGTTCGCCGCCATGACGGGACCGCAGCTCGCCGCTTCCGTACTGGAGGCGTGCGACGAGGGGCGCAGGCGGATCGCCGAGCGCGTCATGGCGACCTTCGCGCCGCTGACCGGCGGCAACCCGCATGTGCCGGGATCCCGCGGCGTGGACATCGACTGGGAGGGGATCTTCGGCTCGGCGCTCTCCGGCGGACCGCAGGCCGGCGGCCGGCCGAGTGACCGGCTGCGCGACGAGATCCACGAGGACGACACCGACACGGCGCCGGGAGGCCGGGCATGAGCGCGACGAGCGGCACGTACGACAGCGACCCGGTCAAGGCGCGGCAGGCGGCCGAGGAACTCCGCTCCGTGGCGGGCGCTCCGGACAAGATGGTGGACGACTTCCAGACGGAGAGCCGTTTCTACGACGGGTGGAACGGCCAGGAAGGTGTCGTCGACCAGTTCAAGCAGCAGACGGAACCGGACTGGACGGGTGCGAAAGACGCCCCCGTCAAGTTCCTGGAAGCCATCGGGGGCGCTGTTTCCGCCCTGTCTCTCGCGGTGCTGAAGCAGGTCGAGAGCATCGACGGCGCCAAGGGGTACGCCGACGACCTGATCCATGACGCGACCAGTGACACCGAGTCGCTGGACCTGTCGGACGACAGCGACAACGACTCCGGCTACGGGAGCGACGACGATACCGGTGGCGGTGGGAAGCACTAGATGCTGAAGAAGTATCAGGACGACATCTACACCGAGGAGGAGCGGTGGTTGATGTTCGGTCTTATCGGGGAGTTGCCGCCGTCCGGCGTGCCCGATCTCGGTTTCGACAGCGTCGATCTGTTCTCGGGGATGATCGAGAAGGTCTCGGCATACGAGTCGCAGATCCAGGACGCCGTCGCCAAGGCCGCGGACGCGTTTCCCGACGAGGTGTCGGGTCCGTTCAAGGACGGTATCCAGTCGCTGACGGGTATCTACGGCGGCAACAACGTCTTCGACCAGTTCCGTGGTCAGTTGCGCCGGCTCGGCGATCAGCAGATGACGCTGTCGCAGAAGCTGCAGGCGGGCCAGTGGGAGATCTGGGCCGAGCTGGCGACGCTGCTGATCGAGCTGGCTGCGGCTGCGGCAATGGCGTTCTTCACCGGTGGCGCCTCGATGATGGGGGCCGTCTTCGCGCGGGCGCGGGCGGCGATGAACATCCTGATGGCGCTGCACCGGATGATGAGTTATCTGCCGGTCGGGTCCGCCATCACGGAGGCCCTGGAGGAGATGATCCAGGCCCTCGCGGTCAATCTGGCGCAGTTGATGATCAACCCGCCCGAGCAGCGTCCGCCCGGTATCAACGGCACCAACATCTGGCAGAGCGGCCTGTTCGGTGCCGGCGCGGGTGCTTTCATCAAGCTGTTCACGACGATCAGCAGGATCTTCAAGGGCGGTCTGTCGGACGTCTTCAAGAAGAACTTCGACACGGATCTGTTCAACAAGTTCGACAAGACCAGGTTTCCCGGTGTCGACAAGGACTTGTTCAACGGCAAGGATTATTTCGACAATCCGAATCTTCGGGACTTCTTCAAGAAGCCCGACCCGGTGACGAACACCCTGTACAACGTCCCGGAGACGTTCTTGACGCAGGGCCTGGGCGAGGCCTTGGCCGGATACATCATCCAGGGTGCCTTGTTCGGTACGTGGAAGTTCAGCGCCCTTGACTTCGTGGGTGCGGGCATCAGCGGCAATGTGCACGGTGGTCTGCATTCCGGGACGACGGGGCCTGCGGGGTGGCTCCACGGCAAGGCTTTCCGGAACGGGAATCTGTTCACCCGGTACATCAACAACTCGCATTTTGCCGGCGGTTCGAACGGTCCCACCGGTGGGTCGGGCGGTCCGGGAGGAGGCGTGAACACGGCGGGTGGCCCCAACGGGGCGGTGACGTCGCCGGTCATGCCTCCCCCCGGACCGGTCGCCTCGCCGCCGCCCCCGGTGGTGGGAGGTGATCCGCTCGCCGGGTCGGTGCCGCCTCCCGGTACGGGAGCCACGCCGTACTCGGCGCCCCCCGCCGCCCCGCCACGGACACCTGGCACGGTGTCCTCGGACCTCGGCCACGACACGGACCCGACGCGCTACACCGGCGGCAACGAGCGTGTGTTCGGCGGGTCGGACGCCGGGTCCGGTTTCGGGCCGGACGGTGGATCGACGGGTTCCGGGATCCCGTCGACGTTGCCGCCTGTCACGAACTCCACCGGTGGTTTCGGGTCGTCGCTGGGCGGCCTGCCGCCGATCGCGAACGTCAACGCACCCCTGACCAAGGGCTTCGGCGACACCTCCGGCTACGAGCTGACGCCCGACCAGGACGGTGCGCCCAACCCGCTGCCGGACGGCGCGGGGCCGGAGGCCGCCGGACTGAGCGCCGACAAGAACCTCCCGGGTCTCGCCTCCGGACCCGCGCCTGCGGGCGCGCCGCCAACAACGGGGTCCACCCCGCCGGTGGCCGCTTCGCCCGGTGGCCGTTCCCCGGGGATGCGGGACGGTTCCGAGATGTCCGAGCTGCCGGACGTGCCCGACGCGCAGCCGGACACCGACTTCCGCCCGGACGGGACGACGGGCGAGGTGACTGACGGGGGCCCGCAGACGACTCCGGACGCGCGGACGGACGCGGATACGGTCAGCGGGACGCCGACGCACCGCGACCCGGGCACCGGCCCCGCCCCCGAACTCCGCGACAGGCACGGCGACCTGGCGGCACCGGCACCCGTGCTCACGCAGAGCGGCGGGACGCCGGCCGACACCGGCGGCCGGGTGCCGGGCGACCAGGCACCCCGCGTCCAGCGGGACGACGCCCAACGCCGCTGGATCGCCGATCAGTTGGTCGACGGCGACCTGGCGGGCAGCCCTGCGCCACTGGCTCCGGACGAGATGATCAGCGTCGAAGACATGGAGGCGGCGGGCCTCACGCCCGACAACATCCAGCGCACGGTCGCCGCGTTGAGCGGGGGCACGCTGACCGTGCGGGACAGCGGGCTCACGCCCCTGGAGCAGGCGCGGTTGCTCATGGCGGGGCCGGGTCCCTTGACAGCGGTCCTCGACACCGTCGCCGCCCGCGCCTCCGCGCGGATCTGGGAATCGGCGTACCAGGACTTCGCCGCCGGTGAGGACTACGCGGACGCCGCGCCCGAGGCGGTCGCCGACGCCTGGGACACGGCGCTCTCCCTGGTGCTGCCCCCGGACGCGCACCCGGCGCCGGCGGTCCCCCGGCCGGTGGGCGCCGGCTTCCAGAGCGCCGTACGGAAGGTCGCCGACCACCTGCTGACCGGCGGACCGGACGCCCGGCCCGGCACCGCGCTCGCCGACGAGGTCCGCGACGAACTGGGTCTGCCACCCCTCGTACGCCCGGCGACCGTACGTCCGGCGACCACCTCCACCGACGCCGACTTCGGCTCCGACCGACCCGACTTCGGCTCCACGGACCGGGCGGCCCCGCTGCCGGCGACGGCCACCGCCACCGTCACCACCTCGGACGGTCCGGCGGACGAGACCACCCTTCCCCTGTCCGAGGCCGTGTTCCGGACGGAACCAGGACCCGCGCAGGACGACACCGCTCCCGACCCGCGCGAGGCTGAGATCGCGCTCGTGCGGGGCGACCTGACGGCCGCGTGGTACGACTACGCCGCCGCCGTCGGCACCCTGGAGACGCTCGAACAGCGCGCGGCCGCCGGCTCCCCGCCCCGCGCGGGCATCTCCGACGCGCTCGCGTCCGCCCGCTCCCGCGCCGTGCGGGCGTACCGGAACTGGACGGACGCCGAGGCGCGGCTGCTGAGCCTCGGTGAGCAGCCGCCCGTGCCCAGGGACGACCACGACGACGCCGGTCGCAGGGCTGTCTCGGCGCAGGTGACGGCCGAGGACATACCGGTGGACCGGCTGGAAGCGGAGGTCGACCCGCGGCTCCTCGTCACGGCCGACGAACTGCGCGCTGCGGGCGTCACGGCGCCTCCCGGACAGCGGCCGGTCACCGGAGGCACGCCGCTCGGGACCCTGCCGCCGGTGGACCGGGTGCGGGTCCTGATGACCCGGCCGGGCCCGTGGCCCGCCGCGCTCGACACCGTCGCGGCGCAGGTCGCGCGCAGGAAGTGGCAGGAGACCCGCGCGGCGTTCGAGGAGAGCGCGGGGCGGAGTTCCGGAGCGACCGTCTCCCGGGCCTGGGAGAAGGCCATGGGCCTGATCCTGCCGCGCGAGCTGTACCAGCGGGAGTCCCTCTTCCGGTACGCGGCCGATCCGTACCGGAACTCCGTGGAGCAGGTCGCCGCTCTCCTGGTGGCGGGCGGCAGCCACGACGCGGCCACCACGCTCGCCGGCCGCCTCCGGCGCGGTCTCGGCCTGCCCTCCGTCCTCCGGAGCGGCGCACCCTCCGGCCGCCCCGGCGCGCTGCCCGCGCCCCCGGAGCCGTCGGCCCAGCCTGATCTGCCGTTGCCTGAGCTGTCGTTCGACTCGGCACCGGAGCCCGGGTCCGCGCCGCCTGCCGATGCGGCCGGGAGCGACCTGGAGGCGGTGTCCCCCGGTTCGCCGGCGCTCGTCGACCTGGCGGACCGGCTGCCCGGCATGTCCGCGCGGGAGCGCGCCGGAGAGCTGTCGATCCTCTCGCAGCCCGACCGGAACTACCTGGCAGCGGACGAGATGCTGGTGCGGGCCCTGTACGACGGTCTTTCCCGGGAGGACTTCGCGGCCACGGCGGCCCAGTTGATGGTGCGCGTGGCCGACGGCGTACAGCAGCCGTACGCCGCACGGCGAGCGGCCCAGGACCTGATCGCCGGGATGCTGGCGGACCAGGCGGAGCCGCCGCATGACCCGGACGGTCCGCCCGCCGGGAACGCGGACGAGGAGATGCGACGGGGCCCGAACGTCGCCCTGCGCCTGCTCAACCAGGGCACGCGGGTGCTGGTGGTGCCCCGGGACGAGCCGCTGACCTCGCACGGCCGGTTCACCGAGCTGGCCGGGGCCGGCACTGCGGACGGCCGTTCCTGGGAGACCACCCGGGGCGGCCACTACAACGGCCAGGTCGCGTTCACCGAGGAGAACCTGCTCGGTGAGAAGACCGGCGTGGGGCTCAGGAGTCACTTCCCCGACGGATACTCCACCGCCACCCACGAGTTCGCGCACGCCGTCCACACGGGCGGGCTGAATCCGGTCGTCCGCGCCTGGATCAAGCACGTCTACGACGCGAAGATCAACAGGGAGCGGAAGAACGCGAAGCGGATCGGGCGGGGGCAGCGCGTCACGCCCGTGGCATGGCCGGACGGACCGCGGCACGATCCCACCCGGCGCAGGCCGTGGCCCAACTACTCGTCCCGCAACGAGTACGAGTACTTCGCCCAGCTGACCAACGCCTACCTCGGCACCAACCACGGCGACGACCACTACACCGGCCAGCCGCGCAACAACGGCGCCCGGTGGGTACGGGACAACGACCCGGCGTTGCTGCCCCTGCTGGAGCGGCTCTTCGGACCGGATCCGGGAGCGGGGCAGGGCACCCCGGCGAACCCGTACAGCCGGACGCGGGCGGAGAACCAGCTGTGGGCGGACTTCCGCGCGCTGTGGGACACCGCCGAAGCGCAACTGCCGGAGGACCTCGCCGACCCCGCCGGGGAGTCCGTACCCGCCGGGGAGTCCGTATCAGCCGCGGAGACCGTACCCGCGCCCCGTCCCCGGGGCGCCGTGCAGCCGGTGCCGCCGGACGGCAACAGCATGCTGTCCGCCGTCATCGCGAGCGACCCGGCACTGCTGCGCGACCGCCTGACGGGCCTGGCCGGGCGCGACCCGGCAGCGCACGCGTGGCTCTCCGACCCGGCGCGGGTC is from Streptomyces sp. NBC_00370 and encodes:
- a CDS encoding WXG100 family type VII secretion target; translated protein: MPGGASDFTDGNIFVDFSRSGNAVEDMRIQTNQIQNWLQQLNQELGALNESWVGDDADVYRKKQTAWNNAADAMSKLLTSHAQVLDDVSNAFDQNQKRSAQGWEGVRIGA
- a CDS encoding type VII secretion system-associated protein — its product is MADGGKDGPLVLNKEWIKGFINGDLHEFQTAIGKILSDAPSERFASDMHGADVQSIVNLGHIRPSNIHTGNSIPLAIGALAGDDGLAGDLVKAVKDTADQLAEFVKDQKTLFEDIESNLRDAMETLLKTEGDSLNKIDGEKFLDVFEDVNDDITDSLGGSGGGGGGGDDA
- a CDS encoding YbaB/EbfC family nucleoid-associated protein, which gives rise to MTESMAERMAKARAHLEATQAAIARAEQDLRSTSETVRSRDRVVEVTVGAQGELTGLTFPDNKFAAMTGPQLAASVLEACDEGRRRIAERVMATFAPLTGGNPHVPGSRGVDIDWEGIFGSALSGGPQAGGRPSDRLRDEIHEDDTDTAPGGRA
- a CDS encoding AAWKG family protein (Members of this family are unrelated to eukaryotic Tcp10, although some members contain a repetitive region similar to a C-terminal repeat region of Tcp10.), which codes for MDDVPISPDNDDWQKVVSTFTGYAAPKVDTIFKSLTGNDDIPLMRVTIEEADNNDLPELSETSWQGVNVVDDIKTMDISIPFYTDKDGILKHYAKITLIGIQDTKGAISGGGSSGSIEGKDETDKTDWDSKDLARYAFGTGHALDWLLTKDRGTKDFDWSPAVPDSSYVDLSTFEATAQAFDRVEMFVNDRKADLDGWEKIFGAVENENWQGQAAGVWWNLVHLIVHRYDRLSDDLKNTSGKSRGSKQGAAVRNASEVFRDEAQKLYDAWDDWSSWDKANPLFFLNRILYDVMNNVWDNNLFKVSTEYTSNTSGSDNAARGYMPETESLEPQPGFENMARDDDRTYGPLDSMGTWKAIGEEAKNRWWRAVREELGKPAETALRNVTNAWNGTNLDIGDIRPPSGQDLQTSLQDDQAKKDKRDAEADKKEQEKKDKENQDKMDAYLDQLAKDRAKDKAEQDRIRKEQEEKADRQRAEDLARQKEEQERQDRIRKEQEEKADRQRAEDLARQKQQEEEQERKEKEQEAKQEQQEKEQEAKQEQQEKEQEQKEKEQEAKQEQKEKEQEAKQEQQQKEQEQRQREQEARQEQQQKEQEAKQEQQQKEQEQKQEEQQRRQEQMQILQMNQQKAQQDQQRKDQQKQQQEQQQQQREQEEKADRQRAEDLARQERQEAEQQQQQKEQEARQEQKEKEQEAKQDQQQKEQKQEQDQQQKEQKQEQDQQQKEQKQEQEEQKREQREQEAKQEQQQKEQEAKADRQRAEDLARQDRQEAEQKQEQREQEAKQEQQQKEQQQHQDEQQRHQEQRQDEQQRREEQRQDAQQKRQEELQAKQEQRQQQYQDRASDILDRQGDSNSDYRQSLYPDDISGPVNGDDSLTNPGGSHSYVDSHGRVVTEYPDTSSTTIDPQTQTSTVTDPNGSTHSGPLNAGDLLTNPDGSVSHLDSQGQVVTEYPDGSRTTVDPHSGATSIAGPDGKTTSGYLNGGSGVGVPQSAGGFSSYAGGMPDYEQELYDPQSAGTGEQLGAANAAAGLGAASSSGSGSSPGTPMSPGMMGGGMGGMGGMGGGGRGEGGAGERARNVFDSAAVVSSRRRPANTLPGNGRYDDREAVINTSGGNPYLPAAGGGQGGGPGRQQTQSGDREREAWVAEDEDVWGSDEGGAPAVIGR